A genome region from Schlesneria paludicola DSM 18645 includes the following:
- a CDS encoding ImuA family protein: MESHQHRAETLRALRQICRGTSKSSASNWSGRDSPEPQRLSTGVSALDELLPGQGLEAGWLIEWLTPIEGCGAAILALQGVPPAIEQRPVWAVIDPTGEFHPPAVQGWGISLEKILWLRPTSIADAAWTVEQCLRCPAVGITWFQADSLPDRVLQRWKIAVETGGGLGVLFRPAKAARYASWADLRWLIQPRSTQTSSTGAIAGGSSNFGHSPNFGNWRVQVQLLSCRGACHVGHAVELEVCDATGDVRLVSTVAHSTPAILAAGA; the protein is encoded by the coding sequence ATGGAAAGCCACCAACATCGTGCGGAAACACTGCGCGCCCTGCGGCAGATTTGTCGCGGTACGAGCAAGTCTTCCGCAAGCAACTGGTCCGGGCGCGATTCGCCGGAGCCGCAGCGGCTTTCGACGGGGGTGTCGGCCTTGGATGAATTACTACCAGGGCAGGGACTGGAAGCCGGTTGGCTGATCGAATGGCTGACTCCCATCGAAGGCTGTGGTGCAGCGATTCTGGCATTACAAGGTGTTCCCCCCGCCATTGAGCAGCGGCCCGTCTGGGCGGTGATCGATCCCACGGGAGAATTCCATCCGCCCGCAGTACAAGGGTGGGGAATTTCGCTCGAAAAAATCCTGTGGCTGCGTCCGACCTCGATCGCGGACGCGGCCTGGACGGTTGAGCAATGCCTGCGGTGTCCTGCCGTTGGAATCACCTGGTTCCAAGCCGATTCGCTTCCCGACCGTGTGTTACAGCGCTGGAAAATTGCCGTGGAAACCGGCGGTGGATTGGGTGTCTTGTTCCGCCCCGCAAAAGCCGCACGGTATGCCTCGTGGGCCGATCTCCGTTGGTTAATTCAACCGCGATCGACACAGACGTCGAGTACGGGGGCCATCGCGGGGGGCTCATCAAATTTTGGCCACAGCCCGAATTTTGGGAATTGGCGAGTGCAGGTTCAGTTGCTCTCGTGTCGTGGTGCCTGTCATGTAGGCCATGCGGTGGAACTGGAAGTGTGTGATGCCACGGGTGATGTGCGTCTGGTTTCCACTGTGGCCCATTCAACGCCTGCAATCCTCGCAGCAGGAGCATAA